The region GCTTTACGCAGTACTTTAGGTAGTTTATAAAAAGGAATTTTAAGGGATTTAATAAGCTCACGAGAACTTAAATTTCTTAATTTATCTATTTCAGTTTCACTTATATCATGAAAATTTAATTCGGAAGCTAAGAGACTAAATTTTTTTAAAACAGCAGAGAAACTATCAGCTAGTGTACCATCAAAGTCAAATATTAGATTAAAATTTTTATCTATAAGCATTATTATATTACTTTAAAATTAGGTAAGTTTTGAGTAACACGTTTTGTATATAGTTGCTAAGATAACTAACAGACTACAATAAATCAATTTTTTATTTTTTATAAATTTACCTTAATTTTTTATAGTTAATATTTAAAGATAGAGAAATAGATTCTTCTAGATAAATCTGTAAAATATTCTGTTTTGTATCCAGTCAAAATACTAAAGGGCCACAGAATTCGATGATAGGAGTTAAGTGAATTTCTTTCAGTATTAGGTTTAGAAGGGGTACGTCGATGAACGCCAAATGTATCAGCAATCACTAAAGTATTTTCCTTAACTATAAATAATTTTACCTCTGTGAGTCCTAGCCATTTTAGATTTTCTTCTGTATAACGACAGGATCCGCCTGTTGCTTGCAGAAATTTTCCTGAATATAAATCATTACTAATTTTATACTCCAAAATAAGCCTTTTTAATGTCAGTTTATGAGAGCCTGGAAAATAGGCAAATGGTCCCTCATCCGCAGAAATATTATTGAAATAAAGCCAGGATTTCATCGTAGGATGAAAAGTATCTGTATGATATGTAGTTTGAGGATCATAGTGGCCGCTAACTACTTTATTGATGGTAAACGAAAAAGGACAATTTTTACTAGCAACATATTTAAGTAAATTAATATATCGTGGGTTATTTTTAAATTGAAACTTAATATTATTGGCTCTTTGTACCCTTGTTAAAGAAATTTTTTGAAGTTTAGTATCACCATCAAATGTTATTGCATTAAAATCTGTAAGTTCACCAATTATTTTTTTTAAAGCTTGATACTCCTCAGATGGCAAAAAATTTTCTTTAATAATAAATCCATTACGCTTAAAAAATACTCTATCTTCTTTAGGAATTTTAAATGACAATAGAAAACGCCTTACTGTCGTACAAAAATAAGCCATTAGTATACGAAAAACATGGAGACCTAATCGATTAAGTATTTTCGAGCGTAATATGGGATTATGAATAAATTGTTTTTGATTAGTAAACACTTTCATTAACCAGAAGAACCAGCAGAGGAGCTTTGTCCTAAAATTAATTAAAGTCTTATGATTTCCTGATATTTGCACGTGTCCTCCCTGACATACTTCAGAAGTTATTTAATCAATGAAGAATAATAAAGTTCCATTTTTGGTACGCATCTTAGCAAATATTTTTGCTGAAAAATACATTTAGCGACTGTTAGAATGCTTCAATAAGGTTCGGAAAAATAACCTTGTGTCCCTTGTGCTATAACAGCTTCTGCATGCCTATTTAAGGCGTGGATATAGGCCGCGGTGCGCATATCTATTGGATGAGATGTAAATAAATTATAAACATGTGTAAATTCTTTCGCCATAATATCATGTAAATGCTTATATACCTTCTCTTGGCTCCAATAATAACCTGATCTATTTTGTACCCATTCAAAATAGCTCACGGTGACACCGCCAGCATTAGCTAAAATATCAGGAACAATTAAACAATTCTTTGCTTTTAAAATTAAATCTGCTTCTGCGGTTGTAGGCCCATTGGCGACTTCCACAATAATAGGTGCTTTAATTTTTTCTGCATTCTCTCTTGTTATTTGGTTCTCGAGCGCTGCTGGAATTAAAATATCAATATCAAGCTCTAATAATTCTTCATTAGTTATATTATCTGCCTTCACCATTTGACAAACAGAATCATCACAATAAACTGCTTGCAATTGCTTAAAGTTATTTTTAGCATGAATAATACTTGGTATATCAAATCCTTGTTGGCGGTATATGCCACCCTTAGAGTCGCTTACTGCAACAATGTTATAACCATCTTGATAAAGTAGATGAGCTATGGATTGTCCGGCATTACCAAAGCCTTGAATAGCCACTCGCATTTTCTTTGGTCGCCATTTATTAATTTTTTCTAATTCTTTAATGCAAAAATAGGCGCCTCGACCTGTTGCTTCTTCACGACCTTGGCTACCGCCTAGCGGTAAGGGCTTGCCGGTAATGACTGCAGGTGTGACTTGGCGGACAATTTTAGAATATTCATCCATCATCCATCCCATAATCATTGCATTGGTGTATACATCAGGCGCAGGTATATCTAAATTGGGCCCGATGAAATCCGCAATTGACGTAATATAACTTCGACTCAATCGTTCTAACTCAAGTCGTGATAATTGTTTAGGCTGAACAATCACACCACCTTTTGCACCGCCAAAAGGAATACCTACTACGGCACATTTGATAGTCATCCAAAAGGCTAGGGTTTTCACCTCAGCCAAACTAACATTAGGATGAAATCGAATACCGCCTTTAGTTGGACCCCGTATATCATTATGATGTACACGATAGCCTTTAAATATTTTTAAGCGCCCATCATCCATACGTACTGGTATAGACACTTCAAGGCATGCTTTGGCATGCTTAAGTTTTTCGACAGCTTCTGGGTCTAACTTAGCAAAAGTAGCTGCTGTATCAAGGCGCGATAATGCTTCAGTGTACAATGTATCCTTTTTCATACGCTTTCCTTAAAAATTGTCTCACTTATTTATAAAAAATTTTCTTATATTGGGTTGTAAGCAATAAATATTATTATTTATTTTAAATGGTTGGTATAAATATTGCACACATATCTGCGGGAAAGGATTCCTATCCATATTTATGATTTTAACTCTTATCTATCAAGTTAAACCATTTATAGTGTTCTTAGCTTCGTTAGATTCAAACAAGGAGGTCATTGTGCGCCAGTTAAAATACATTATCCTTAGTTTTTTCTTAAGCTGTTCTACACTTGCGCTCGCTCAAACTTATCAAGGTGAACTTGAAGTACTTATCTTTGATTATTTTGATAGTAATAAAGCTAAAACAATTTATCAACTTCATGAAGCAAACGAGGTTTATAAATTAGACTTACCTAATTCAATCGATAAAAGTGAACTTTTATCAGGTAATAAAGTAATTATTGAGGGTGAGGAAGTTAAAAGTCTACTAGAGAAAGTAATTAAAGTTAATTCGCTCACTGTTCAGAAAAATCAAACGCTAGAAAATTCGCCTCAAGTTCTTTCATTACCTGATATCAGAAAATTATTGACATTAATAGTGAACTTTAAGAATATGCAGGCAACAGCTAACGTTTCTATAAGTGATGTAGATTCTATATTATTTACCAGCCTGCAATCGACTCGCCGCAACCTTTTAAGAAGTTCATTTAACCAAGTAAATCTTTTAACGGATCCAAATGGCGATGGTCATTCGGATATTTATGTTATTAATTTGGATTATGATGCAACTAATTGTAATTACGATAAATGGGCATCAGACGCTAAAAATGCTGCCGCACAATCTGGTATAAATTTAGCCTTGTATAGGCATTTTATGTTTGTACTTCCACAAGCCGTTAATTGTGGCTGGGGCGGTTTAGGACAATTAGGCTGCGGTATAGCGTGTAATACGTGGGTAAAAGCCTATGATCCAACCCGAGTTTATTCAAAACTAATTTATACCCATGAGTTTGGCCATAACCTAGGGATGCATCATGCTGCAACAGACACAAATAATGATGGGGTCAATGATTCAGAATATGGTGATGCTGCATGTATTATGGGCTCAGGTGATTCTCGTTATTATAAAGAAGTCAATGCGCCACATCGCGATCAAATGCGTTGGTTTGATTCTTATCCCGAAAGGATTGCAACTGTAACTTCTGGTAGCTATGTACTTAATCCACTTGAAGTAGGGCTTCATAGCACGGGATTATTAGCATTAAAAGTAAAAAAGAATGCTACAGATACCTATTATATTTCTTATCGGAGAAATAGAGGGCTTTTCGGACCAGGGGCTCCTTCTTATATAGATAGAATTAGTATTCACTGGACGCGTGCTGGCGATACCCATACTTATTTTATAAGAACTTTAAATGCTGGCGAGACATTTGTTGATGCTGCTAATAATGTAAATATTACCGCAGTTATGACTGGTGGCGCTACGGCTATGGTATCTGTTAATCAATAAGATGTTGCAAAAAATTTTTGCTATCAAGAAGTGAAGTAGCCTGGGTGTAGGCCTTTAGGCCAAAACCTGGGTTTCACTGCGTTGCACCCAGGCTACTGTTAGTATTTTATCTTTGTGACCACTGCAGTTATAAATTCATGAGCTACCTAAAGTGTTTATTATTTCGTTACATAATTAACTGTAGCATCTGGAAGATTGAATTTAAGACCAATCATAAATAAATTAACGTAAGGTTTATAGCGGCCTCTTAAGAAATCACCTGAAAGGGGCTCCATTCGAGTTTGAGTTAAACTTTCATATTGGGTAAATTGGTAAGTAAATACTAAATCTGTATTATCCCAAATGCGACCGGCTGTACCAACTTTAACCGCCCACCCAGTTAACCACTCTTTAGCTTTACCACTAACACCAACATCGCCCGCAGTATTATTAAAATTAATATTAAATTGTGCGGTTTCAATACCCGGGCCTGCAAAAACGCGCATAAAAGGGTTAAATTGATATTCGGGTAATATAAATAAGCCAAAACCATATTCTAATTTTTCTTTAGCCCGTACGTCTGCAGTAAAAAACCAATCATTAACAGTATATTTTGATTTACCGGTAAAAATGTCTGCATTTCCCTCTAAAGCAATTCCCATTAAATTTGGAAATAAAAACTCATAACCAGCCGTTAATTGGCCATGAAAATTGGTATAGGTATTATCGAAATGAGAAGAAGTAGGTTGAGCCTCATCTATAGGATAGGTAAGATTTTTTTCTATATTTACATCGTTAATACCTAAGTTTATACCGGCATACCAATTAGCATGGGCTGTAAAAGTTAAAGACAGTGCGCTTAATGTGAAAATAATTTTTTTATTCATAACAAATTCTTACCTATAAAATACTTGGAATAATGATTGCATTTGAAGTCACTGTTTTACTGCCACTTGTTAAAGTGATAGAAACACTAACTTTCCGTGGGGTACTTATATTACTTACAACGAATCGTTTATAAATTGTATCTAATGTGAGGATAGCGCCAGGCAAGCCATTTAACTGATAACCTAAACTTGGATTTGGCGTAAACCCTTTATAGTAGATAAACGCTTCTCGAAGATTCATAGGATTTCTTTCAGCTTGGGTTAAATGTAAAGCTAAAGAGGAAATACTAAAATTGTTAGCCGATATGTTAAAGAAGGATCCATTAGAAGCAATAATCATAAGCCGAGCTTTTGTCGTGTTAACAGCAGGTAAGTGAATTAGTGCGCTGCCGTTATTAGGTACATTTGTAGCGATGACATAAGGATAACTGCTTCCTCCATCCGTAGATAAAAGGATATTAACAAAACCAGCGTTAATCGGTGGTTCATTAGTATTTGCTACTTGCCATGTGACCAATTGCATTGTGTCGCCAGTTAATTGAATACCAGGCGCACTAGGATAAGTGATTAAAAATGGCCCAGCAGCAGCGTCTACTGTTACTGTAGTATTTCTATAAGCATTACAAGAGCCACCAGGTGTATTATTGCGAACTGATACTCGAAAATGCATTATACGTGATACAGAAGGTAAAACTTCCCAAGTAAAAGGACCATTTTTGGCTAAAGAAATTAAATTAGGAAGGAATCGTATAGAGCTTAAATTAGGTGGAAAGCTTCTAAAATTAGGTCCCCCTGGTGAGTCGCTACGAGGAGGTTGCGGTGAAATTTCATTGTCCATTTGCTCCCAAGTATAAGTTAGCGTGCTGCCACTATTACTTTTGGCTGCAGCACGTAACGCAAAAGGTGTATTTGCTGGAATAACAATAGGCGGCACAGAGCGAATAGTTGGTTCAGGAGGAATTGGGGTTTTAACGGCACAGGTATGCTCTGGGCTAGAAATGAAATTACCAATTTCTTGCAAATTAATACCATGAAAGTAACTGTCAGAATTTTTTTGTACATTAGGTGCACAAATGCCTGCATAACCCATAATTGTACTACCACTTCCAGGCTCAACAGCTGTTGGATCATTTCTATTACAAGGATTATTTTGGGTGTGATTACCGCCGAATTGGTGTCCTATTTCGTGGGCTACATAATCCACATCAAAGGGATCACCTATTGGTTTAGAAAATGTTGTAGCACCCATAGCCTTTTCCGCTCCATTACAAACGCTTCTAAGTGCTGCGAGGCCATTATTCCCCGTTGAGGCATCAACAACGTGACCAATATCATAATTAGCTGAACCAATAACAGCGTCGACATTAGACTGGTTTTCTTCTAACAACGCTTCAGTGTTTCCTGACGTATAAGGTTGAGCTGCCGGATTGGTATAAATAATTTGTGCATTGTTAGGAATAAGTTCCATTGTTATGGCAATGTCTCGCTCATAAATGCCATTAACACGGTTTAATGTGGTGACTTCACCCGCTAAAGCTGCTGGAACCGATCCATAAAAAGCCGTGTATTGAGCAGTAGCGGCCATAGCAAGACGATATTTTCTTAATTCACAACTGGCAAATCTTGCAAAATTATTAGGCTGAGTTAAACCAATAGCTGAATTGCTGCCAGGAACATGACACTTATTCGGTTTAGTATTAATAAGGTCATTTTTGTAATAAACCACATAATCTTGTACATTGCCCTGATCTATTGGGTCAATAAAGATAGCATTTTGATTAGGAACCAAAATCATGGCATGAAAACCAAGTGGCGTTAAATCAAATTTAACAAGCTCACTAGGATTATCAACACTGTAACCGTCGAATGTTCTAATTTCAGGAAATTCGGCTGCTAATTTAGGATGCATCGTCGTATTGACGACCACCTGATAAGAATGAATTGTGCCATCTGGATGCGGTAATTTTATTAAAGTAGGTGGCTCTTTCTTTATGTTGTTTCGATTTGGTACTGCTTCCAATTCAGAATAAAGACGTTTGAGGTCTATCTCAACAACACGGTATTGATTAGAGCTGAAGTGAAACTGATTATGTGAAACATTTTTTATCTCTTGGGTTACAGGATAAATTATTCTATTAGGAGGTTGATCTGCAGCTAATAAATTAGAAAAAGATAACAGCAGCAATGCGCTGATTGGCGTCCTTGTCATTATTTTTATAATCCTTACAAATAATTCTAAATATCAAGGGCATATGCTAAATTTAAATTTCTTTGATTTCAATGAAAATTACAAAAAAGATTAGGATTTTTGATAATTCATTTTTTCATTATCTAAAAACTTTACATTAAATGACCTGTCCGGGGTTATTAGATGGGTAATAATCAGGCCAGCTGTAATTTATATAAATTAACCTAAGTGCTTATATGATAGGTAAATCACTAAATTTTGCAGGATAACAAAGAATTATTTTTGTTAGTAATAGCTCGTTAATTCAACCTAAATGACCGGGCAGCTGATTAGAATGGTCGTCTCTCTTTTCATGGTTGCCTTCTCCTATCTCATCGGGTTTAAAGGAGGGTTGCTTAACAATGGAAGGCTTATCTTTGAAATTAGTATTGATCCCATATACTTTAAAGCATTTACAATGGATAAGCATGGCTCTTTGTTGATTTAGCCTGTATTAGATTAGCCTGTACCACCAAGACCTGGTGGCGGCGCAGAAATATCTTCTTTGATCTTTGGATCTTCTTCCCGATCTGACGTTTTAAAGAAAGTGGACCTTTCAACCTCCTCTTTACGTTTTTTTTCCGCTTCTGCTTCTGCTTTTTCTATCGCTACTTTATGCTTATCTTTTGTCTCTTCCTTAGATTCAAGAACCATTCTTTGAAGAAAATCCATAGTGTCTTTAATAGGCAAATGAAGTCTATGCTTAGGTTCTACTTTAGATAAATAAGATTTCTCGTCAAAAAATTTCTTCTCATAAGAATTGAAAGGCGTATGAGGACTAACATAATTATGATAGTTCTCCTTAATTCTTGGAAGGATAAAATTAGCTAATAGCACTATGCTATTCTTGCTATCCTTATGGCAAGATAAATCATTTAATTCGTCATGTGAATTATGCTCACTAAAGAGTTTAAAGGTAAAATCAGCCAACATATTTTCATATTCTTTAAGTAAATCCATTTTTTCAGGGGTAAGTCCTGTTCTTAATGCAACTCTAACATCCCAAAGCATGGGCCCTACGTAATTAAGAATAAAGTGTGCACGTTCTTTAGATCCTAGAATTAAATATTTTCTATTATTTAATATAGCCTTAGAAAATTCCTCTTCTAGTAAGTTCTTTACTATTTTAGCTAAAGTCTCTTGGGCAGTAGCTTTAGTACTTGTATCTTTAGCTGTATCAGCTTTAACAATTGGTTCCAAATGTTCTTGTATCCATTTTATTTGATTGGTAAGCACTCCTTCGTTGAGGTTTTTGTAAACTCCCTGTAAAGGAACGTTTAAATCAGGATAATTAATAAAAAATTCTTGTAACACTATTTCTTTTTTTACATTATCTACATCTCGATTTTCTCTCAAAGCCACAGACATCAGTTTATAAGCAAAAGCGCCTTTTATTTTATCCACTAGTTGTCCTAATAATGGTTCTAATTCAGGTGATGAAAATTCTTTTTTTCTATTTTGATAAAAAATTTGCCACTCTGGACTTTGTTCAATTAGTTTAAAAAAATCTTCGATAAAAGATTTTGCAAAAATTTTTGTATTTTCATCCATTACTATCTCAGTCATAGATAATCGCTGTAAGGCATAATTAACCAATTTTGGATCTGCAAAAAATCTCTCCATTCCTTCTTGCATTATTTGTTCTGCGCTAAGAGGGGGGCTTTCTTTTTTTGTTTTTTCTTCAGTTATTTGCTGAGTAGTGCTTTCAATTACATTTTGTTGAACTGGCGGGGTATAGAGTCTTGCATCAGAAAACAAACGCCCTTTACTATTTATACCTTTTATATCTGATTTCCCTTGAAATGATAAAATGAAGTTTTGACCATTAAGTCTAGCTATTTCTTCTAGATAATCTACAACAAACTTTATTTGTTTTCTAACAGCCATCTCTACTGCTTTAGGCATCGGATGCTTAGAAGTTTCCTGCCTTGTCTCCATAATAATACCCTAAAAATGTACTAATTTTATACATTATAGCAAATAAATAACCCATTTATTAATGCAGTCTCAATTGAATTAGAAAGTATGTGTTATTAAATTTTTATACTACAATTCTTTAACCTTCTGTTGTATCAGTAAAATTGCTGGCGTAATATGCAGCTATTATTGAGATGGTGTTTAATTAAAAGGCAGTAAGCGTGGTTAAGAAATTAATAATTCTTTGTTTATATTTAGTAATCGTTGCCGTCAATGCCAAGCCCTTTATAGATAAAGAAGTTTTAAGAGCCATGCGAGCAGTGCATTTAGAGCAGCAAGGCATTTATCAATCATTACTTATTTTTTTAAAATCAGACGTTGAAAAAAATGCTTTTGTTAAAGTTATAGAAAAGGATCCAAGCTTTTTATTGACACCTCTTGATTTTATGCCAGCGGTGGTCGTGACTTTTTTACCAACAGATAAAATTTATAAGAAAATAACTTCCTTTCCGGGCGTGCTTTATGTTGCTCTTAACAAACCGGCTGCTGAAAAAGTGGAAATTAGTCCGCATTCTAGCAAACCTAAAGTGCCTTTTCGGTATCCTGGTATCGATTTATGGTGGGAGCATGGGTTTGATGGTCATAAGGGCGTATTAGGCTTAATAGACTCAGGTATTGCAGCTGATCATCCGGCATTGTCAACTAAAAAAATTATTATTAATAAAACGCTAAGTTCGCACTATATTGACTATCCTTTTGGTGTTCGTACCGCACATGGCACTGGTGTTGCTTGTATTTATGCAGGATTGCCCCTTGAAAATACCCAATATTTACGAGGCGTTGCTTACAAAACGCCTATCATTTTATCTACCTTGGCAGGAGAAGGGACAGCTCATATGCACCAGTTTGCGCTGACTTATTCTGGCTTAAATTGGCTTTTATCCTCTCAATATCAACCTACGGTCATTAACTATAGTTTTGGTAATGGTAATGTCACATGTCATGCCTGCCGTGATTGGAGTGGATTCAGTAAAGTTGTAGATTATATTGTTAATCAGAAAAAAATATTATGGGTCACTTCAGCAGGAAATAATGGCTATATTAAGCAAAAAAGGAAACCGCCCTTTGTTTCGACTATGACAGTACCTGCTGAAAGTTATAATGCCTTGACTGTCGCTAATATGAATATGTATAGCAATAATGATGCAACGACTCGCAAATTCGATAGGCAAAGTCATGCCATTTATTATACTAGCAGCCGTGGTCCTACTCTTATTGGGCGAAAAAAACCGGATATTGCAGCCCCTGGTAATGATACCTGGACATGTGCGCCTAATCCTAAGAAATATCAATTACATTACCTAAAATCGATGCATTATAAAAATGGCTATCGTTTCATGGGTGGCACAAGCTCTGCAGCCCCTCATGTAGGTGGTGCTGTACTTTTACTAAATGATGCTGGTATTACCAATCCTCTGGCTATTAAAGCTTTATTAATTAACAGTGCAGATACCTGGACAGATAGCAATAAGCCTGGCCCTGATGATCCTAATTTTCCTTATCAAGGCGGCCATCGCCAAATAGTCGGCTCTGAATGGAATCCTACTTACGGCTGGGGCTATATGAATTTGCAAACAGCCTTTTATCAAAGAAAATTTATTGTTGAGGATAATTTATCAGCTAAAAAACCTGGGCTAGAATATCGCATAAAAATGCGTTATCAAGATAAGGTGACCTTAGTTCACGAGCGACGCGTGGGTTTTAATAAAAAGGGCCAATTATGGCGATTAAGTCATTTAACATTAGAAGTTTTAGACGCCTTAAATGGCAAGTTACTTGCGAAAGATGATAGCTCTATTGATAATGTGCACCAAGTATCGCTTTGTAATGCGTTTAATTTAAGTCGTTGCTTTAAGATTGCACCTAGAGAAGTTATAGTAAGAGTAAGCTTAAAAAGCTCAAGTATTGATGGTAGTTCTAAAGAGTCCTTTGCCTTGGCATTACCTACAAATATAAATAAAAGTAAGAATTTAGAGGGAAAATAATATGGAACTGGATATTATTACCTACGAAGAATTACTCGATCCCACCTTCAATGCAAGGCAAATAGAAAAACCTCTCTTAGATAAGGGCGTTTTGGGTGTCAGTCACGTTCCTCATTTTGAACTTAAATATAAAGAATATATTAACGTAGCTAGGCAATTTTCCCATCTAAATGAATCTATTAAAAAACAATACGCGCCTAGTTTGGATTCTAGCTCAACAGGGGGCTATGAAGTAGGAGCTGAATGGTTTAAAAATGAAGAGGGCGAATGGCAAATTGACGCTCAAAAAGCGTCTTACTATGCCTCTATTCCTGATAATCCCTTAAATAAATGGCCATTTGAAATCAATTTAAAAAAAGCTTATCTTGAATTAGGTGAATTAATCTTTGCGATTGGCAAGAGGTTGTTAAACAAAATTGGCTTAAATGAGCAAGCCGGTTTAAATCACGATTTGCTACGCGGTTTTGGTAGAATGCTCCATTATCAAAGGGCGACAGATTCGTCTGAGAAAAAAGATAATTGGTGTGGTGCGCATTATGATCATGGTTTATTTACAGGTTTAACGCCAGCTTCTTATTTTAAAGACAACGAAGAGGTTAATGAGCCAAAAGAAGCAGGTCTATATATTCTTCCCCATAACAGTCAACGTTTTGAGAAAGTAGAATTACCGCATAAAGCCATTACATTATTTCAAGTAGGCGAATTTGCCCAGTTGCTCTCCCATGACCGCTTTACAGCAACAAAACATATGGTGAAAAGGGCACCTGCGGGCATTGAGCGCTTTACTTATGCTTTGTTTTTTTCCCCAGCAGAAAAGATGCTAATTAAGTCAAATTCTTTATTAACAAAAGATTTAAGATATAGTGAGAATCAAACAGCAGAAGGTTATCTTCATTATAAAGATTGGGATAAAGCTTCTCTTAAACTTTATCAAGCGACTTGAAAAAATTCAGTAAGATTCCTAATGTTGATTAACATAAAAACGAGAATGAGTGTACAACCACATTAATGCGGCAGATAAAAGCAACAGTGTGCCTCCTATTAAAATTAAACCAAAAGTACCAATTATAGGTAAAAGATTGGCGCTAAGGCCTGTTATCGCCCATGCCATAGCCATTAACGCCCCTGAAAGTCCCATAACCCAACCTTGGGCAGATTTATCAACACTGTCTGAGAATGCTGTTAAAAGAGCAGTATAAGCAATCATATCAAACGCACTAATTGGCAGGGCCAAGAGCCAAATTTGCCATTCTTTTGTGCTAAATACCGTTAATAAAAGGCCAATTCCAACAATAAAAAGACAAATAATGGCAATGGTATTAACTTGCCAAACACGCAGCATAAATCGCATGCCTATGGTTAGAGAAATAACGAAACAAAAGCCAATAAAGGCATTAAATGCGCCTAGCTGCCAACTTGTATAGTCAAAATTCGTATTTAATAACACTAAAATAAATTGAAAATAAATACTAAATCCTAATTGCATTAATAAAAAAATTATCATAAGCCAGCGAACACTTTTATGCTTTAATCCTTCCATGAAAATATGAATAGGGCGTAGTAAATTAAGAGGTTTTTGATTATGGCTGGTGTATGTTTCTTGAAAGCCGTATTGAATCCAAATGGCTGCAATTAAGGCTAATGTTGCAGAAATAAAGAAAGGGGTAGAAAAATTAAAATAAGAAGAGAGTGAATTATCAGAAAATACCCCTCCAATTAAAGGCCCAGCAACATTAGCAACGCTAAGGGCTAAGGTCATAATGCTCATATTAGCAGCTTTATTATCCGCTGTACTAATATCAGCAATGGCAGCTTGTGCAATAGGTTGACTGCCCGCCATCAATCCTGAAAAAGCACGGCCTAACATTAATAAAAAAATACTGGTAAATAAAACACTTAATCCCATTAATAAAAAGCTAATGAAAAGGCCTAACATACAAATTAAAATTACCTTTTTTCTGCCCCAATTATCTGATAAATCGCCCATAAAAGAGGCACCAAAAAACATACAGAAAGAGTAAAGCATATAGCCTAATCCCAAATAAAAATGGCGCATATTAATTGATAAATGAGACGAAAATACGGAGTTGGGATCAGTAAACATGGCGGTCATAATGGGATACACTAACCCAAATCCCATACCGTCGACCACAATGGCTAACAAGCAAGGCAAGATTGTATAGTTAGTATTTTTCATCAGTTATTTGTCTAAAGATCTCTTTGATAAATTATAGACTTTTTTACGCGCGAGCTTTAATCACTAATAAATTAATGTAATAGTTATATTTAGTTTAATATTTGATTGAAATTTTAGAAAAAAAGATGAATTTAAAATTAACTAAAAGTGCGCAAAGTGTTCAAGATGTTTTAACTAACCAAGGACTGCCATGTCGAGTGATTGAACTTTCTGAGAGCACCAGAACAGCAGCAGAAGCGGCAAGAACGATAGGTTGTTCAGTTGCACAGATTATAAAGTCGCTTATTTTTAAAACAAAAATAACAGAACGTCCTGTTTTGGTATTAGCTTCCGGGGCAAATCAAGTGAATGAAAAAATTATTAATGC is a window of Legionella busanensis DNA encoding:
- a CDS encoding Glu/Leu/Phe/Val family dehydrogenase; translated protein: MKKDTLYTEALSRLDTAATFAKLDPEAVEKLKHAKACLEVSIPVRMDDGRLKIFKGYRVHHNDIRGPTKGGIRFHPNVSLAEVKTLAFWMTIKCAVVGIPFGGAKGGVIVQPKQLSRLELERLSRSYITSIADFIGPNLDIPAPDVYTNAMIMGWMMDEYSKIVRQVTPAVITGKPLPLGGSQGREEATGRGAYFCIKELEKINKWRPKKMRVAIQGFGNAGQSIAHLLYQDGYNIVAVSDSKGGIYRQQGFDIPSIIHAKNNFKQLQAVYCDDSVCQMVKADNITNEELLELDIDILIPAALENQITRENAEKIKAPIIVEVANGPTTAEADLILKAKNCLIVPDILANAGGVTVSYFEWVQNRSGYYWSQEKVYKHLHDIMAKEFTHVYNLFTSHPIDMRTAAYIHALNRHAEAVIAQGTQGYFSEPY
- a CDS encoding reprolysin-like metallopeptidase produces the protein MTRTPISALLLLSFSNLLAADQPPNRIIYPVTQEIKNVSHNQFHFSSNQYRVVEIDLKRLYSELEAVPNRNNIKKEPPTLIKLPHPDGTIHSYQVVVNTTMHPKLAAEFPEIRTFDGYSVDNPSELVKFDLTPLGFHAMILVPNQNAIFIDPIDQGNVQDYVVYYKNDLINTKPNKCHVPGSNSAIGLTQPNNFARFASCELRKYRLAMAATAQYTAFYGSVPAALAGEVTTLNRVNGIYERDIAITMELIPNNAQIIYTNPAAQPYTSGNTEALLEENQSNVDAVIGSANYDIGHVVDASTGNNGLAALRSVCNGAEKAMGATTFSKPIGDPFDVDYVAHEIGHQFGGNHTQNNPCNRNDPTAVEPGSGSTIMGYAGICAPNVQKNSDSYFHGINLQEIGNFISSPEHTCAVKTPIPPEPTIRSVPPIVIPANTPFALRAAAKSNSGSTLTYTWEQMDNEISPQPPRSDSPGGPNFRSFPPNLSSIRFLPNLISLAKNGPFTWEVLPSVSRIMHFRVSVRNNTPGGSCNAYRNTTVTVDAAAGPFLITYPSAPGIQLTGDTMQLVTWQVANTNEPPINAGFVNILLSTDGGSSYPYVIATNVPNNGSALIHLPAVNTTKARLMIIASNGSFFNISANNFSISSLALHLTQAERNPMNLREAFIYYKGFTPNPSLGYQLNGLPGAILTLDTIYKRFVVSNISTPRKVSVSITLTSGSKTVTSNAIIIPSIL
- a CDS encoding phytanoyl-CoA dioxygenase family protein; translation: MKVFTNQKQFIHNPILRSKILNRLGLHVFRILMAYFCTTVRRFLLSFKIPKEDRVFFKRNGFIIKENFLPSEEYQALKKIIGELTDFNAITFDGDTKLQKISLTRVQRANNIKFQFKNNPRYINLLKYVASKNCPFSFTINKVVSGHYDPQTTYHTDTFHPTMKSWLYFNNISADEGPFAYFPGSHKLTLKRLILEYKISNDLYSGKFLQATGGSCRYTEENLKWLGLTEVKLFIVKENTLVIADTFGVHRRTPSKPNTERNSLNSYHRILWPFSILTGYKTEYFTDLSRRIYFSIFKY
- a CDS encoding outer membrane protein, whose product is MNKKIIFTLSALSLTFTAHANWYAGINLGINDVNIEKNLTYPIDEAQPTSSHFDNTYTNFHGQLTAGYEFLFPNLMGIALEGNADIFTGKSKYTVNDWFFTADVRAKEKLEYGFGLFILPEYQFNPFMRVFAGPGIETAQFNINFNNTAGDVGVSGKAKEWLTGWAVKVGTAGRIWDNTDLVFTYQFTQYESLTQTRMEPLSGDFLRGRYKPYVNLFMIGLKFNLPDATVNYVTK